The Cicer arietinum cultivar CDC Frontier isolate Library 1 chromosome 1, Cicar.CDCFrontier_v2.0, whole genome shotgun sequence genome contains the following window.
tctctctctataacATTGGTTGCAATAGTATAATCTAATCAACCAACCAAATTGATCCTTtgggaaaattattttgaaatgaaaatgaaaagttCTATTGGTTTTCTCCTCCTATATGTAACCACTTTATTAGTGATTGCATCCGCAGGTAACTTTTACCAAGACATGGAAATAACATGGGGTGATAATCGTGCTAAGATCCTTGAAAATGGACAATTTCTTAGCCTCTCTTTAGACAAAGCCTCTGGCTCTGGATTTCGTTCAAAAAATGAATACTTGTTTGGAAAAATTGATATGCAACTCAAACTTGTGCCTGGTAACTCTGCTGGCACCGTTACAACCTATTATGTAAGCATCCATTGTATTAGTCTTTTTTAGGTGAAGTAgtactttttttattgaaacataatttttaatcaatgtcatcatttaattatatttacatgAATTTAATTACTATGTCTAAATAATGTCACAAAATGTTACACAAACGTTTAATCAATTAGATAGTTGAATTCAGATGATTAATAAAGTTCAATAAAAACTACATGTTCGAAAAATAATCCATATTTAAAATTAGTTGAATGATAATTGGTCAGACTTTAATTACAtcactttataattaaataattatcagtttttttttttgagagttgaataattagtaaaaaacatatatatatatatatatatatatatgactttctaaaaatatttaaatatataaaatatcgcAACATTTCGTGATGGTAAGAATTGATTGAACttttcgtaaaaaaaaaatatattctattgaacttttgtataatattttttacattgcctaatatttatattatattattaaatcttACTTATAAATATGGACTACTAAAACACTGTGTAAAACTTTTCAAATCGTTATTATATAGTCTTCTTTTATGGAAATGACCatgcatgtttttttttatatacttaataGTTTCATGATATAATAAGActgaaaattaatatttttttgacataacattgaaatgaaattttcaaGTACTAAATATATGTGTACTTGTGATTGGTGCAGCTATCTTCTCAAGGGTCTACACATGACGAAATAGACTTTGAATTTCTTGGTAACTTAAGTGGTGATCCATATATTCTTCATACAAATGTATTCACACAAGGGAAAGGGAATAGAGAACAACAATTTTATTTGTGGTTCGACCCCACCAAGGATTTCCACACATATTCCATTCTTTGGAATCCTCAAAGCATCATGTAATATtacttattcttattttttttcaattaatattgcatctatcaatttataaatataagcaaaagtcaatatatatttaatttaattaaatattttaaattttgacttTTACTTATATATGTGACCCGATGGTGGAAGAGAGTAATTAACTAAAAgagatattaattaatttcttaattcttataatttttttaatttcatttagatTCTCTGTGGATGGAACACCAATAAGGGAGTTCAAGAATTTAGAATCAAAAGGGGTTGGTTATCCAAAGAACCAAGCAATGAGGATATACTCTAGTCTTTGGAATGCTGATGATTGGGCCACAAGAGGTGGGCTTGTGAAAACGGATTGGGCCCAAGCCCCATTCACTGCCTCATATAGAAACTTCAACGCACAAGCTTGTGTTTGGACTTCTTCAGGCTCTTCTTGTTCTTCCAACAAATCACCAACATCATCATCAGCCCAATCATGGTTGAGAGAGTCACTTGACTCAAATGGGATAGCCAAAATTCATTGGGTCCAAAAGAATTACATGATTTACAATTATTGCACTGATACTAAACGTTTCCCACAAGGTTTCCCTTCTGAATGTCTTGCTTGAAATATGTTTGGATTCACGATAGAATTACGGTGTGCTATCATGATTTTGGTCAAAATTACACTTTGAAGTTTCAACAAAATTATGGTGTTATCGTAATTTCATCAAACTCATTGCAAATCTAAATAGGAGCTATATGTCATATTATAAAAGTTTAGATATTGGACGTGTGATGTATccatgaaatttattatttttcttgtgtaaatttataattcaaactaTAGGATAGATTGTTTATGTTTTGTGCATTATTACATTGTTTGTGTGAAAAGAGGCATGTATGATATTGATAGCAACAAATAAATGGTGAAAGTGTATATTATTTTGTTCCAATATAAATTTGTTTGAGCTTAAAGTGTTTTTGCACTTTTGCAGttctaattttcttttattacttAATTAATAAACTTGCTTTGCCTTACAGATAAGAGCATAaataaactctttttttttttttttattttaagaatcaagggtttattttatatatggcTTTCTCTTTCTATCAcaacaattttatctttatttatttttcttttaatgtgTATATACCTTGTTACAAGGTGTCCaccaatattttagaaaaacaatAACTTGCCTAGTATTTTTGAAGAATCAAGCAATATATTCTTTTGATGAATTCAAGATGAATGAGATATATAAAGAATATATACGAGACCAAATTTTCATATCGctactattaaaaaattatgtaaattatTAAAGACATAAAAAATGACTTTTATTATTAAGTGTACCTCATCACAAAATTTAGtgacaaaaaataaagataatgaaaaatattctcagacatttttttactaaagcaaaatttgaattaatattaaaagcAATATCCAAGCAAAAGATCTTAGAGACATGGTCACTCCAAAATCCTCTTATTCTCTATTAttgtaatgatattttttatttaatcactacaaaagttatttttaatttcctctctttcattttaatattaatattttatatattctatTATGGTATTAGAGGGATAATTATTTCACtactttctttttcaaaatgttcaaagaaaattttcatagtaccttaatttgtttattttttctttttcgttTGATTTTTGAaccatttattcttttttttttctccttctcttTCAAATTCTAAATTAGAACTATCGCATCATAATGGTgatcgagaaaaaaaaatatatataagacaATGGACATTAATGGCAATATGTTTGACAACAAAACTTTACTAAGACTTCAGACTTCTTCAATATTTTGACATCAACTAATTTGTTTAAACATCAACAACTTTcgtcaaatataaaaaagatagagtCAAATGCATTATTCAAATTCTCCTCACCATCAAATTGAAGAATATATGTTATCGAAGTCTTTGTTGAATGTTTTGATTAGGCATGACAATGGGGCAGAGCAGGGCGGAGGCGGATTTTGCCTCCTCCACCCCCACACTCGACTAGTCGGAGAAAATCCACATCCGCCTCCGTTTTATAGCGGATGTAGAATTTAGGTCTTATCCCCCCTACAACGGGGTTCGGGTTTCTCCGCCCACACCCGCacctatttatatatataaaattataagcttaaaaatcatatctattataattaatataataaaataataattattggataataataaaattatatatatatatatatatatataattataaatttaaaaatatatctattataattaatataataaaatcattgttattagacaataataaattaaaaaaatattttctatagagataagattataatttttaatatttaaaaaaatagtaagtGTATTcaatacatatatgtatataaaattttaaaactacatTAATATTACTTCCGGGATGGGTTCGGGTGTGGGTGCGGGGTGGATATGACTACCCCAAATCCATCTCCGCCTCCGAATTTTAATTTTGGGGAAGATTCGCACTCGCACTCGCATCCAATCAAAGCAGGTTTTCCCCACCCAAATCAAGCAGGTTTGGGTGGGTACCTGCGGGTACGAATTATTTTGTCATCTCTAGTTTTGATATCAACTAATTTGTTTCAACATGAACAACTTTcgtcaaatataaaaaagatgaaGTCAAATGCATTCTTCTCATCATCAAACTGAAGAATATATGCTCCTGAAGCCTTTGTTGAAGATTTTTCAAGAATACCAATAATATTTGGTGACAAAATTCATTCCTTTTAgctaaattgattttttttttataaatgtaagATAAGATCTTGTATGAAAGTATAAACTCTAGATTCAACACTtaccaacaaaaaaaatcattgcttttgtttttaggaaaaaaaattctaattggattTTCAATTAGAAGTCAAAGTTGGTGACCAAGAAGTTGCGCATgatatttctttcaaaaaaatgcAATAGAAGATCTTGCATGAAGGTTCAGACTTGTTTCATCTACTACAAAAAAAAGGTTGTATTAGAATCATTCTTGTTCTTATTTCAAGAGAAGaataaatctttcaaaaaattattttagtcaaTGTTTTTCCGAAATCCAAAAATCTTttagttgatttattttaagCATTGCAAATATCTTTTAACCAATTTATTTTCggaatttcaaaatcatttagtCGATGAATTTTCAGTGTTTCTCATTGTATATCTTTCTTTTTTGACAACATGTGTTATTTATCTCTAGCTAGAAGTGTTCTGTCTAGGTTCTTACTTATATGAATATTAgagatgtaaaattaattacaaattatttattttttatagatgttATTTACTCTAGTTAGAAATTAGTTCTTCTAATTTTGGTATATAAACTTCATTAAAcctattattgtaattatttttttttatttgatgaatacaaatgttatctatatttttctctcttttataaTCAGTATCAATATTTTGCATATTCTATTAGTCTCTTTTGCTCTATTATGATATTATTTCTCTGTCTTTCTCTGAATTATGACTTGgatattgaattattttgaaGTTTAATTATGTATAAAATATCAACCTAACTTACTTGTTTATATCACTtgttaattttaacttaaaaaagttatatttttatttatcacgTATCTTAGGATTCATAATAAGTTCCAATTTACTAttccaaaaataaaactttcaatTCAAAATTCGAATCTTGTTTCAATAACCTTGATTAAAAGAATTGACttacaaaaatatttctttgtTTTCACAGCAAAGtaacaaaacaacaacaaaatgatattattttaataaactcAAAAAACTAAATGAAGAACAATGTTACAAAGTTCAACTCCGTTTTGAACATCAACTAACTGTTCTCAAGCCTCCAGAGTCCCTTTAACATAGCTGAATATTGATGTTTgtgtttcttcttttttaacacATTTAGCTTCTAAGGATGAAATTATCTCAGCAATGTCATGGTTTCAACTCTTGCAAGATGTTCAAAAAGCAGGTTAAGAGTTCACTAAAATTTGGCTCAGCATCTGAAACTTGAAAGTTGTTAACAGCAGCCTTCAGATGTTTGTGCTTCTAAAGATGATGAGTTGAGGTTTGTTGAACTGATTCTCAGGCATTCTTCTCCTTCCTTCTGGTATATATTCACTAGTTATTCTCTTTGGATAAACAAATAGCATATACGTTTTTcatataaatacatatgtataccctatttctataaataaaaataagttaaattgtttctatataaattataagttgttttcattaaCAATCTTGTTGAGTttatgaaaataacctaaaacaACTTATGAACAAGTCATAAGTTTTTCTCATAAGTTCTCTCAAATAGTCTTCTAGCAACTTATAGTATATACACTTATCATATAAGTTcttatgtataagttatttctataacaaaaaagataaaataaaatcaaactgtTTTTATATAAGATATAAGTTGTTTTTTATTAGCTATCGTAGTGAGCttatagaaataaattaaaatcaacttATGGGTATGTCATAACTTATTTTCGATAGCTCTCCAAATAATCTCATAAATACTTATACCGGTAGATAAAATAAGTCAATTTAAACAGAAGTCATTTGGAGCAAAATATCTTAAAATCATTCGGTGTGCACATAGAATGATGAAAGAATCATTTTACAAGATTTGCATCATTTCAACTTTGAAGTTCATTGAATTCCTTCACAAGATTGTTAATGCATGATACAATATaatgaaaatgataaaattaaggaAATATAACAAGGAAATAGTAGAATTTTATACCTCTTTTTTCTTTGTCTGGTAAGGAGAACAAGTAATCCAAACCCTATAATGATTGCAGCTTTTATAACCTGAGTGAGAAAGAAGTAGGAAAGGGCATATAAGCATTCTTCAACTTTTACATTTTGATgttaaaaacaagtaaaatttGCTAAATTTAAAGTTTATGATAACCTGATCAAATGGTCCTCCAGAATTTTCATCTCCATTATTATTAGAAGCAGTAGTGGtttttgattctaaaatgtCTTGTACTTTTTCATACTTGCTCCCCTCAGTTCCAGTTCCAATATATGTTGCATTCtgtaacacaaaaataaaataaaatataaagtaaatacATAGTTTGGTAATTTAAATGTTGAAATCTACTTCTATTTAAAATGTCTATCTCAGAAGGGAACTGTTCAATATATAGTAGTAAACATGTGAGAGAAAAATTTAATGGTAATGAATACAGAACCCATAAATAGCTTAATTTGTATATTAGACTCAAAGTTCTATACTTCTAGTATGCTAGTTTGTAAGGAGGCTTCAATCAACATGTAGGATAATTCCAAAAAGAgattggtttggtttgtttccTAAAAATGAATAATACTGTCTAAGTGCTCCACCACACATACAACACAGAATTAGCATATTCAAGGCCTTCcttgtttctttctttctctcttccTTTCAtcgtgttttttatttttaagctaTGTAGCACCGGCATTTTAAATTGAAGACGTGGCATGCAGGTGTCTTACACTAATACGACACTGAGTCATTAACACACGTGTTTACGTGTCCGTGTTAATGTTGTGTCTGATATCCGTGTTTGTGTTAGTGTTTATAGCTTCTGCTTGTATGAGAGATTTAATCATCACCTATGGTAATTAATGCTCAAAGCTTTTATCAGAAAGACAATATTTAACCAAAAGGGTAtccaaaaatacttttttaccTTTTCCTTATTTTCTACTTTTGGGAAATCAAAACTTCTTTGTTGGCTTAAGTGCTTTGTATCCTCATTTTCCAATATATCCATTACACTCTTACCACTAGTTGTTACACATATCCTTCTGGATTCATGTGGGAATATCCAAGCCTCAGAACTCTCAAAAGAGTAATACTTGTTATCTAAGTCCCTCTCAGTACATGTTTCATATGAAACTTCAGGGGCTTTGCCCCTTCTTTTCTCTTCTTTCAAAGGCATTTTTCCTGAAACTGTAactgtttcaaatatagatgttGTCATCATATGATGTTTACTATATGCTTCATTATTATTTGTCTCTTCCACTTGATCTTTATTTCTAGCATTTGAATCTGTTTGTTTGTTCAGTGTATTTGTGGTGCTCAATTCTAACTGCATGGTGTTCTTAGGTTGTGCATAATTAAGCAGCTTAATTTGCCCAATACTTTCTTCCTTTGTTACCAGAGAAGCACTTTTCACCCTTTCTTGTAAGAAGCCACTTGGCTCTTTGTTTAATGACTTATCTTGCTCCAAGTGCTGAGCCTCAGAAGAATCTTCCTTTTCAATTGGACTCACTTGATATTTTGTTGGAGGGGGTTTGATATGAGATCTCATATCCTGTGTAAAAATTCATTTGTTGAAAAACTTGCAATATTGTATTGATCAACGAATCACTGACACAGACACAAATATCGGACACAACAATGACACTGATATGTAGAtaccaataataatttaagaaaataatagtGGTTGAAACTTGAAAGTAAATACATGTGTCGGTGTCATGTTAGTATCTAACGTGTTAGACACTAGACACACTTTTAATTTGAAGTGTGAGTGTTAATGTATTGATCATAATGTAAAAAGCACAAGAGCGCAACACTTACTATACCTTAGGGAGACCACTTTCAAAAGCAGTTATCATTTTCTTCACATTGCTAGGGGTTCTCTTTGGTGGAGCCTTTTTCTCAGAGTATTGAAGACCATCATCCTCTATATTATGTTGCATCAGATGATTTGTCAGAACATTACTTTTTTCTAAGCTTAACAAAATCACCATTTCTTTTGAACTAGcactaaaacaaatataaacacCGGATATAACACTGACGTTGacactaataataatttaaaaaaatgaaattgattaAATGTAATCGTGTGTGTCAGTGTCGTGTCAATATGAGACGCCGACATGAGTCTGACCAACATGAGACATGCCTTCATTCTTAACTACATAAATGGTGTTTGATAATCAGGCTTCTTACCTCTGTGCTGTAATTGAATGAGATTAAGTGGTTGTGACATGGGTTTTGTTGATGAGGTCTTCTTAATTTGGTCTGCAATGTTCTAAGACATGTAAAATGACCATTAAACAAACAATAGTACATTTTCCAATGTCTTCTTGTTGGGACAAAAGGAGACCATGATGCAAATTAATTAATCCTTAACTGAGTTTAGCAGTTTCTGTTCAAGCTGACTCCCAACAACATTTCTAGTGCCACTTTCTTTGTCATCAGCAAGACTTTCTAATGCAACATTTCTGAGTTTAGCTTCTTCATGTTGAAGGTGTTGCTTTGGTGATTCTTGAGAAGATGGAGCACTTAAAACATCAGGAAAAAGCCTTTGAGGGAATGTAGGACCAAAGTCATAACTATTAAAGATTCTGTAAATTTACTATTTATATCTGCTTTTATGTGTTCATTGATtgaattcaattttataaaattaaatttagttaaagtgaatttaaaagtaaaaggatttATGTTTGGATAAGTTCACAAGTTCACGTAAAAGTGAGTTGAACGGCAAATATGAATGTAAAAATCAAGTTTTGAGGCAAAAGCTACAAAGTCTAGAAACAATCAATGCAAAAACAATTTTAAGTCTTTAAAATCATTTTGGACTCTCCCAAAAGTGaatccaaacatatatatataataagtaGGATCAAACCTGAGACCTCATCACTAGTGCTGAAGGGTAATTTTGCATTGCCAATAATCATGCCACTGTCACCTTCTACACCTCTTTGATTGCTACTATGAAGCTCATCATGTTTTTTCTTTAATGCAGATTGTCTCTGCCAAATCAAAGATGTTAAGTTAGTGTGAAGACATTAACTAATAAACCACAACTTCTAATGCATCTTCGAAAAGTTaattacatttcaaaataaCAATTTGTATGTATCAATTATAGTTCTTATAGTTGTGTACATTTCGATTATCTACTATTACATGGTTGTTGATAAATGCCTAAATAGCTGCTAAATAGCTgtgaaaaatgataatttgGTATTGTGAATTTTAAGATCTCTGTAACACTAATACTTTTGATTAAAGGCTGTCTCGGTGTTCATTACACATTGACGTCTCACATCGACACATTaatcacatttaattaatttattatctcAAATTATTATCGATGTCAACGTGTCAATATCATATTAAGTGTCCAACTCAAATTTATGCTTCACAGTTTAAGATTATAATGTTAGTCTTGTCTAAGAATAAggattaattcaaattttgtacTTGGAATTAGTTATGAATAAAGAAGTTCAATACAGTGAGTCTTGAATACACTTATATATTGATTCTAAGGTAACtaatataattaacttttttattacaTCGTAACTAATTTCTCACTAAGttaaacaatattaaattaaaactaattctAAAAATCTTCCAATTATCCAACAAAATATCTctataacaacaaaaatttaacaAGGCCTAAAATTCGCAATGTTAAAGAAAGTTCATATTTCATAAGattatattaaagaaaataaatcagtACCATCATACGAATTCTTTCACGTTCTTCATCACTGAGTATGACTTGTAATTTCAAATGCAATTTTCCTCCCCCAATTGGAAACATGTCTTCCCAAACACCTTTCTCTAATATCAACCTGATATGTATTCCTGCCAGTTATTCACTGTATCATGTTAGAAACATTTACGCTACGATCGAGTTTGATTGAGAGTGAGTTTAACAGAATCATGATGTGCCACCGTGATTTTGTTAGAAGTTAAACTTTGCAgattcaacaaaatcacagtgTTTCGTCAATCGAATAATCATAGTCATTCCAAATATGCACTAAATTAGTTTATCAAATGAAATGTTATCAATCAAAGATGACCTACCTGCACTTGATATTTCATTCTCTTGAGAatcatgaattttaaaaatcaaatcatcACGGAGGCTAGTTAAGGGGCTGAAACAACACAACAAACAGATtacaacataaaaattattatgacCTAAATATCACAAAAACAATGTAGACTTTTAATCTTACAAGGAAAAGTTTCCTTTGTCACTGATTTGGTACTCAATTTTCCCCATAGAAGCTGCATTCATTTACCACTATGTTACTACAATTGACACTTAAGAATTTGATAGAGTAGAGAGTAAGGACAAGTATAAAAGCAAGAACAGTTGCATTTTTTCATACCCCTTatagatgttgatgaagataaTGGAAGATCCATCAATTCCAgcactaaaaaaaatgaatgaagagAAGTAAGAAAAACTATAGTTCTAAATTGCAGTCCGCAACTACGGTctaattataaaagttttagAAGTTTCTGCAATCACAATTGCATCAGTATCAACTACATTTTGCTTCAATATTaagattataatataattataaccgcaaccataatttaaaatttgagggATTATATGTTTGAATAATGCTACATAAAATTTAGTACCTGAGACCATGATGGTTCCTGGCATTGGAGGGTGGAGAATTCAATAAAAACTAAGATTagcataaaataattatttttcctaAGTTTTTGTTATGTGATGGAAAGATAAAAACTTGGATGGGATGGGGGGAAGAAGGGATATGGTATAGAATCCAATGAACAGCTATTTGTGGTCCTTCTAACTATCATATCATTTATTAGCCATAAAAGCTTAATTGGAAATTTCTCATTTTGTCTCTTATGTGAAAATGAAGTTACAACTACACTTATTGCTGAAACGGTTAAATAGATCCATGAGAGGACACTTTTGATCCGAAGAGCAAGCACAAATGAGTAATTTTCATATGGACACTTCAATACACATTGTTCATTTGCACTTTATCACCGGTAAATTTTAAGCTTGGGGTGAAGAGTGTTTAAAAGTTGTTCAAAATTTTGACaacaattaatgatattttttagaaatataaatttataactattttatttttatgattgagACGATAATTTTAATGATGTCGATTCGATGAATTGAGTTTTGTAGAACACTTATTTTTATCGAACTAATACTGATTTGTCTTAATCATAAAGTCCAATAAGACTTATTTTTATTGAACTAACATTGATTTGTCTTAATCTCACTAATTGCTAATTCAGGGAAGATGGAGCGAGAAGTTGTCATGTGACTTTAAAGCATTGGGGAAAGGGGGAGCGAGAAATTGTCGGGTGACTTTTAAGCATGGGCTAAGTTGAATCACTTATGGTTCACCGtagtaatattaaatatttaattttccaATCCAACCACtcaaaaatattaactaaaatgcATCAATTAATAACTCAATATGGTTGAGtaataaaatgttgttttaactTCTCTTATCTCCTACATAAGTTTTTTTCTCAAATTCCATACAAGCAAAGCTACAACAAATGTCAACCAATTTTGTTGACGCCATACCAACAATTTTGAGCAGTGGTTgtctatatttgtttgttttgtatgtgatATCCATAATCTAACATAATAAAGAATAAGTTCAACATCTTCACCGAATTTGAATAAACTCAAAATATATCTCTCATCACTTATGAATCACCTATTCTTGTACTCCAACCGACATAACTCTCATCTTATATCAACTTCAGCAAATGTTGTATCTTTGTTCTAGAACATCTCTCCTTTGTTTGATGCTTACACCTATGCTTATATATTTGAGGTGATTTCGGAGATATTAGCATTGTCCTAGTCTTGCATCGATAGAAATATGTTTTTCAGTGCAACATGATGTTTTGTTAAATGGTCAACATGTTTATACTCTTCTGCACTTAGACTCCCCACAAATGGGTGAGCCTCCAAGTAATTTGTGAAGTCCACAAATTACTTATAAATCATCTTTCATGTCTTGTTACAACCCatgattaattttgaatttcttCATGTCTTTCATGTCTCTATATTTGATCTAGTAACGACAACAATCACATGAACTCTATTCCCATCCTCCCTAGTGACAACTCTTTGACAAATGTATTTCATCGTTCGagtaataaagtaataaataaaatcgTCTCTACAGATATTggtattaatattgttattaatataaatatgcaACAAAGTAAATAACATGAGTAAAAGGTTTATAAATTGGTTGTTTgagttaaaaaacaaattaaaattaacgaGATAGACATAGAGATTATGAGGAAAAACAATTAGGGAATTTGAATCACATTATTTTTACTATGTATTGattggtttaaatatgtctttgatcattttaattataacatttttttatttttgtccccgtaaatttttttgtataatttacATCCTTgcaaatatagttttattttaaaatagttcttcTCACTCAAATTTCAGTTACAAAAACACTAACACCgttaatatgtttttggtcccaCCAAGTGTTTGGGAGAATATTTAATAGAAGTCTTCCTCCTCATTCAAAAATTGTACTGCTCTAGAGTAACATGAGTTAATTTGTTTAATAGcttaatataaacaataaattttataaattcaatcattaaattaaaagtttttatcGAGTAgatcaattttacaaatttttataaaattttaaaatcattagatacttcattaaataattttaaataaactctataaatttttataaaattttaaaactactggatactttattaaataatttcaaataaacatataataattttttacaaaatataaatacatgTTGATGGCTAGATTATATAactataaatttatgatttatataaaattttacgtgtttgatcattaatatattatgtcaatAACTAATGGTTGAATCactaaaattaa
Protein-coding sequences here:
- the LOC101498658 gene encoding probable xyloglucan endotransglucosylase/hydrolase protein 23: MKMKSSIGFLLLYVTTLLVIASAGNFYQDMEITWGDNRAKILENGQFLSLSLDKASGSGFRSKNEYLFGKIDMQLKLVPGNSAGTVTTYYLSSQGSTHDEIDFEFLGNLSGDPYILHTNVFTQGKGNREQQFYLWFDPTKDFHTYSILWNPQSIIFSVDGTPIREFKNLESKGVGYPKNQAMRIYSSLWNADDWATRGGLVKTDWAQAPFTASYRNFNAQACVWTSSGSSCSSNKSPTSSSAQSWLRESLDSNGIAKIHWVQKNYMIYNYCTDTKRFPQGFPSECLA
- the LOC101498984 gene encoding uncharacterized protein isoform X3, translated to MPGTIMVSVLELMDLPLSSSTSIRASMGKIEYQISDKGNFSFPLTSLRDDLIFKIHDSQENEISSAGIHIRLILEKGVWEDMFPIGGGKLHLKLQVILSDEERERIRMMRQSALKKKHDELHSSNQRGVEGDSGMIIGNAKLPFSTSDEVSESPKQHLQHEEAKLRNVALESLADDKESGTRNVVGSQLEQKLLNSNIADQIKKTSSTKPMSQPLNLIQLQHREDDGLQYSEKKAPPKRTPSNVKKMITAFESGLPKNATYIGTGTEGSKYEKVQDILESKTTTASNNNGDENSGGPFDQVIKAAIIIGFGLLVLLTRQRKKRRKEKNA
- the LOC101498984 gene encoding uncharacterized protein isoform X1; its protein translation is MPGTIMVSVLELMDLPLSSSTSIRASMGKIEYQISDKGNFSFPLTSLRDDLIFKIHDSQENEISSAGIHIRLILEKGVWEDMFPIGGGKLHLKLQVILSDEERERIRMMRQSALKKKHDELHSSNQRGVEGDSGMIIGNAKLPFSTSDEVSESPKQHLQHEEAKLRNVALESLADDKESGTRNVVGSQLEQKLLNSNIADQIKKTSSTKPMSQPLNLIQLQHREDDGLQYSEKKAPPKRTPSNVKKMITAFESGLPKDMRSHIKPPPTKYQVSPIEKEDSSEAQHLEQDKSLNKEPSGFLQERVKSASLVTKEESIGQIKLLNYAQPKNTMQLELSTTNTLNKQTDSNARNKDQVEETNNNEAYSKHHMMTTSIFETVTVSGKMPLKEEKRRGKAPEVSYETCTERDLDNKYYSFESSEAWIFPHESRRICVTTSGKSVMDILENEDTKHLSQQRSFDFPKVENKEKNATYIGTGTEGSKYEKVQDILESKTTTASNNNGDENSGGPFDQVIKAAIIIGFGLLVLLTRQRKKRRKEKNA
- the LOC101498984 gene encoding uncharacterized protein isoform X2 — translated: MPGTIMVSVLELMDLPLSSSTSIRASMGKIEYQISDKGNFSFPLTSLRDDLIFKIHDSQENEISSAGIHIRLILEKGVWEDMFPIGGGKLHLKLQVILSDEERERIRMMRQSALKKKHDELHSSNQRGVEGDSGMIIGNAKLPFSTSDEVSESPKQHLQHEEAKLRNVALESLADDKESGTRNVVGSQLEQKLLNSNIADQIKKTSSTKPMSQPLNLIQLQHREDDGLQYSEKKAPPKRTPSNVKKMITAFESGLPKDMRSHIKPPPTKYQVSPIEKEDSSEAQHLEQDKSLNKEPSGFLQERVKSASLVTKEESIGQIKLLNYAQPKNTMQLELSTTNTLNKQTDSNARNKDQVEETNNNEAYSKHHMMTTSIFETVTVSGKMPLKEEKRRGKAPEVSYETCTERDLDNKYYSFESSEAWIFPHESRRICVTTSGKSVMDILENEDTKHLSQQRSFDFPKVENKEKNATYIGTGTEGSKYEKVQDILESKTTTASNNNGDENSGGPFDQVIKAAIIIGFGLLVLLTRQRKKRKEKNA